In the genome of Qipengyuania seohaensis, one region contains:
- a CDS encoding MFS transporter, which produces MLSSALPIRSLLFAIFILMAGSGFLSTLIAIRLEEAGAAALLIGIVGTGYFAGLTWGSLKVEALIARIGHIRAFAAFVTVFSASSLTYAIIDFPYLWIALRLVDGFAMAGVFVCLESWLNKQAQPHNRSTILAAYMIALYCGQAGGQFLLNLGDNSPDLPFMISAVLLSLALLPVLLTRMEQPHIERTVPFSLKRLYTASPLGIVGTLTTGAMLGAFYAMGAVYVQRIGMDLSQVAFFTFSVIAGGVLLQYPLGLLSDRFDRRKVIVWCSLIAAATCAAMALLDLPSEGTIVLGAMFGGFAFALYPLCVAHTNDHLEEDERIGASSGLVLTYSAGAVAGPLIGSTAMSLAGPAGLFFAIGTMALLGGLFGLWRMAASPPVAADDQQPFQSLPRTSPMAAVLESEED; this is translated from the coding sequence ATGTTGTCTTCGGCCCTTCCGATCCGGTCCCTCCTGTTCGCCATCTTCATCCTGATGGCGGGAAGCGGTTTCCTCTCGACCCTTATCGCGATACGGCTGGAAGAAGCGGGCGCTGCGGCGCTGCTGATCGGGATCGTCGGAACGGGCTATTTCGCAGGGCTGACCTGGGGATCGCTGAAGGTGGAAGCCCTGATTGCCCGGATAGGTCACATCCGCGCCTTTGCCGCATTCGTGACCGTGTTTTCTGCAAGCAGCCTGACCTATGCGATCATCGATTTCCCCTATCTGTGGATCGCGCTGAGGTTGGTGGATGGCTTTGCCATGGCTGGCGTGTTCGTGTGCCTCGAAAGCTGGCTCAACAAGCAGGCCCAGCCCCACAACCGCAGCACGATCCTCGCAGCCTATATGATTGCCCTTTATTGTGGGCAGGCCGGGGGCCAGTTTCTGCTGAACCTGGGTGATAATTCGCCGGACCTGCCCTTCATGATATCGGCGGTGCTACTGTCCCTTGCGCTTTTGCCGGTCCTGCTGACCCGGATGGAGCAGCCGCACATCGAACGCACCGTGCCGTTCTCGCTGAAGCGACTGTATACCGCATCGCCGCTCGGCATCGTCGGCACGCTGACGACCGGCGCCATGCTGGGCGCATTTTACGCCATGGGTGCGGTTTACGTGCAGCGGATCGGGATGGACCTCTCGCAGGTCGCCTTCTTCACCTTCAGCGTGATCGCGGGCGGCGTGCTGCTGCAATACCCGCTCGGATTGCTGTCCGACCGCTTCGACCGGCGCAAGGTGATCGTGTGGTGCAGCCTGATCGCGGCCGCCACCTGCGCAGCAATGGCCCTGCTCGACTTGCCCAGCGAAGGGACCATCGTGCTCGGCGCGATGTTCGGCGGCTTTGCCTTCGCGCTCTATCCCTTGTGCGTCGCGCATACGAACGACCACCTCGAGGAAGACGAGCGGATCGGGGCGAGCAGCGGGCTCGTGCTCACCTATTCGGCAGGCGCGGTTGCAGGACCGCTGATCGGCTCGACCGCGATGAGCCTTGCCGGACCGGCGGGCCTGTTCTTCGCGATCGGCACCATGGCGCTACTTGGCGGCCTGTTCGGCCTGTGGCGTATGGCCGCATCTCCCCCTGTGGCAGCCGACGACCAGCAGCCTTTCCAGAGCCTGCCGCGCACATCCCCGATGGCTGCCGTGCTCGAATCCGAAGAAGACTGA
- a CDS encoding TonB-dependent receptor → MNLLVPASLPLRAGLLAAAAAVASPVIAQNAEEPVIVVTGEGLEETPASPAYDTQTIEREQIVSAPSGRIEDVLSSVAGFQQFRRSDSRSSNPSAQGATLRALGGNASSRALVLLDGVPMADPFFGFIPFTAIAPERLSEIRVTRGGGAGAFGAGALAGTIELVSAGATDLDGFGGQVLVNDRGGTESAFHASSQLAEGFGVISARWDRGPGFFTTPQVDRVDASAKSAYDSWSTQVRGVIPAGEDAELQVRGLVYDDRRTLRFDGADSSSSGQDASIRLVGRGDWQYEALAYVQARNFTNTVISSTRFVPVLDQRNTPSTGLGGKLEVRPPVQDDQVLRLGVDYRRSDGELFETAISAFSGRVNERRNAGGTNSDLGFFVEHEWLLGPVTLTGGARVDRYAISDGFYEARDASGNIIRSDLFEDRSGWQDSYRGGLLFRASDTLRLRAAAYTGLRLPTLNELYRPFVVFPVTTNANASLRNERLEGVEAGFDLTPAEGVELSATVFDNKVEGAIANVTLDATTRQRQNIDEIRARGVEVSAGLSLDTLRFDLSLAYTDAEARDAGADFDGNRPAQTPRWAGGATLSWRPAKDWLLAASLRHTGDQFEDDLQTDVLPPVTIFGVYAQVPVTTRLAVVLRGENLFDEEIVTRNQGGSIDLGVPRTVWAGIKLGL, encoded by the coding sequence ATGAATTTGCTCGTTCCAGCTTCTCTCCCGCTACGTGCCGGACTACTCGCGGCGGCAGCCGCAGTCGCATCCCCTGTAATCGCGCAGAATGCCGAGGAACCGGTGATCGTCGTCACCGGCGAAGGCCTGGAGGAAACGCCTGCCAGCCCCGCCTATGACACGCAGACCATCGAGCGCGAACAGATCGTCTCGGCGCCCTCGGGACGGATAGAGGACGTGCTGTCCTCGGTGGCAGGCTTCCAGCAATTCCGCCGGTCCGATAGCCGGTCGTCCAACCCCAGCGCACAGGGCGCGACGTTGCGTGCCCTCGGCGGCAATGCGAGCAGCCGCGCGCTGGTGTTGCTCGACGGCGTGCCGATGGCCGATCCCTTCTTCGGCTTCATCCCTTTCACGGCGATCGCCCCCGAACGCCTAAGCGAGATCAGGGTGACACGCGGAGGCGGTGCGGGCGCGTTCGGCGCGGGCGCGCTTGCCGGGACAATCGAACTGGTGAGCGCGGGCGCGACCGATCTCGATGGCTTCGGAGGCCAGGTCCTCGTCAACGATCGCGGCGGTACGGAAAGCGCGTTCCACGCGTCTTCGCAGTTGGCCGAAGGGTTCGGGGTGATCTCCGCGCGCTGGGACCGGGGTCCGGGCTTCTTTACCACGCCGCAGGTCGACCGGGTCGATGCCAGCGCTAAATCGGCTTACGATAGCTGGTCCACGCAGGTTCGCGGGGTCATCCCCGCGGGCGAGGATGCAGAGCTGCAGGTGCGCGGCCTCGTCTATGACGACCGCCGCACCTTGCGTTTCGATGGAGCCGACAGCTCCAGCTCCGGCCAGGATGCCAGTATTCGCCTCGTCGGGCGGGGTGACTGGCAATATGAGGCGCTGGCCTATGTTCAGGCGCGCAATTTCACCAACACGGTCATCAGTTCGACGCGGTTCGTGCCGGTCCTCGACCAGCGCAACACCCCATCGACCGGGCTGGGCGGCAAGCTGGAAGTGCGCCCTCCGGTGCAGGACGACCAGGTCCTGCGACTGGGCGTCGATTATCGCCGCTCCGACGGGGAATTGTTCGAAACTGCGATCAGCGCTTTCAGTGGCAGGGTCAACGAGCGGCGCAATGCCGGAGGGACCAATTCCGATCTCGGTTTCTTCGTGGAGCATGAATGGCTGCTCGGCCCTGTCACGCTAACGGGCGGGGCGCGAGTAGACCGCTATGCGATCTCGGACGGCTTCTACGAAGCGCGTGATGCCTCGGGCAATATTATCCGCTCGGATCTCTTCGAGGATCGCTCCGGATGGCAGGATTCCTATCGCGGCGGGCTGCTGTTCCGGGCTTCCGATACCTTGCGCCTGCGTGCAGCGGCGTACACCGGCCTGCGTCTGCCCACGCTGAACGAGCTTTACCGGCCCTTCGTCGTATTCCCGGTCACGACCAATGCCAATGCCTCGCTGCGCAACGAGCGGCTGGAAGGCGTCGAGGCAGGCTTCGACCTGACCCCGGCAGAGGGCGTGGAACTGTCGGCAACGGTTTTCGATAACAAGGTCGAAGGGGCGATTGCGAACGTCACGCTCGATGCCACCACCCGCCAGCGCCAGAATATCGACGAGATCAGGGCGCGCGGGGTGGAAGTCTCTGCTGGCCTGTCCCTCGACACGCTGCGCTTCGATCTATCGCTCGCCTATACCGATGCCGAGGCACGCGATGCAGGTGCGGACTTCGACGGCAACCGGCCTGCGCAAACGCCGCGCTGGGCGGGCGGGGCGACGCTTAGCTGGCGGCCCGCGAAAGACTGGCTGCTGGCGGCGTCGCTGCGCCACACCGGCGACCAGTTCGAAGACGACTTGCAGACCGATGTGCTGCCTCCCGTGACGATCTTCGGCGTCTACGCGCAGGTTCCCGTGACCACGCGCCTTGCCGTGGTCCTGCGCGGCGAGAACCTGTTCGACGAGGAAATCGTTACCCGAAACCAGGGTGGCTCCATCGACCTGGGTGTGCCGCGGACTGTCTGGGCCGGCATCAAGCTGGGCCTTTAG
- a CDS encoding HpcH/HpaI aldolase/citrate lyase family protein produces the protein MTIQPSLPNRFRSWLFAPGDSERKMAKAAEGEADIVIFDIEDAVAEDAKPAAREAIRAFLLARSEAERARLWVRINPLDGPHTADDIAAILPGRPGGIMLPKSRGRHDVEALDALLTPLEMELGITPGSTPVIALVTEVAAAMFTTGDYAGAPRLAAMTWGAEDLADSIGAMSNLGEDGAYTFTYELARSLTLLGAAAAGIPAIETIDGNFRNLEGLKDRAQKVRRDGYRGMLAIHPAQVPVINEAFSPGADEIAEAREIVALFEANPGAGTIGHNGKMLDRPHLSRARQLLAQIEG, from the coding sequence GTGACCATCCAGCCATCGCTTCCCAACCGCTTCCGCTCCTGGCTCTTCGCGCCCGGCGATAGCGAGCGCAAGATGGCCAAGGCGGCCGAGGGGGAGGCGGACATCGTCATCTTCGATATCGAGGACGCCGTGGCCGAAGATGCCAAGCCCGCCGCGCGCGAGGCCATTCGCGCCTTCCTGCTGGCGCGCAGCGAGGCGGAGCGGGCGCGCCTGTGGGTGCGGATCAATCCGCTCGACGGACCGCACACGGCAGACGATATCGCCGCAATCCTGCCGGGCAGGCCGGGTGGGATCATGCTGCCCAAATCGCGTGGTCGGCACGATGTGGAAGCACTTGATGCGCTCCTGACCCCGCTGGAAATGGAGCTGGGTATTACGCCGGGCTCGACGCCTGTGATTGCCTTGGTCACCGAAGTTGCCGCCGCCATGTTCACGACAGGTGATTATGCCGGTGCCCCGCGGCTCGCTGCGATGACCTGGGGCGCAGAGGACCTCGCCGATTCCATCGGTGCCATGTCTAACTTGGGCGAGGACGGCGCCTATACTTTTACCTACGAACTCGCGCGCAGTCTCACGTTGCTCGGCGCTGCGGCGGCCGGGATTCCGGCCATCGAGACGATCGACGGGAATTTCCGCAACCTCGAAGGTCTGAAGGACCGCGCGCAGAAAGTGCGCCGCGACGGCTATCGCGGGATGCTGGCGATTCACCCGGCACAGGTGCCGGTGATCAACGAGGCGTTTTCGCCCGGCGCAGACGAAATCGCCGAGGCGCGCGAAATCGTGGCGCTATTCGAAGCGAACCCGGGGGCAGGGACCATCGGCCATAACGGCAAGATGCTGGATCGCCCGCATCTCTCCCGCGCGCGCCAGTTGCTGGCGCAAATCGAAGGCTAG
- a CDS encoding OmpW/AlkL family protein: MKKLLAGTVAGLAMLAIPAQAQAQDAKGAIQVKLLGTAVLPDGKITEVKTDIVGLPAGTQTEANDNVVPTLAIEYFVSPTFSLETICCMTQHDVDAVSGLTGAELVSDAKLIPATVTAKYHFDLGGAKPYVGAGATYFLWVDVDPGEATLPLGVTKTDLSDEFGFVLQAGFDVPVNDTGLAFSVDAKRYFVGTTASWYAGDTLAIQTDHDLDPWVLSAGVAYRF, translated from the coding sequence ATGAAGAAACTGCTTGCCGGAACCGTCGCCGGGCTCGCGATGCTTGCCATCCCCGCACAGGCGCAGGCACAGGACGCCAAGGGCGCCATCCAGGTGAAGCTGCTGGGCACGGCCGTGCTTCCCGATGGCAAGATCACCGAGGTGAAGACCGATATCGTCGGCCTGCCTGCCGGAACCCAGACCGAGGCCAACGACAATGTCGTGCCGACGCTGGCGATCGAATATTTCGTCTCGCCCACTTTCTCGCTGGAGACGATCTGCTGCATGACGCAGCACGACGTCGACGCGGTCTCGGGGCTGACGGGTGCCGAACTGGTGTCCGATGCCAAGCTGATTCCGGCAACCGTCACGGCGAAATACCACTTCGACCTCGGCGGTGCGAAACCGTATGTCGGCGCGGGCGCCACGTATTTCCTCTGGGTGGACGTGGACCCCGGCGAAGCGACCCTGCCGCTGGGTGTGACCAAGACCGATCTGTCGGACGAATTCGGCTTTGTCTTGCAGGCCGGTTTCGATGTTCCGGTCAATGACACCGGCCTTGCCTTCAGCGTCGATGCGAAGCGTTATTTCGTGGGCACCACGGCGAGCTGGTACGCGGGCGACACGTTGGCGATCCAGACCGATCACGATCTCGACCCCTGGGTGCTGAGCGCGGGTGTCGCCTACCGCTTTTAG
- the ccoO gene encoding cytochrome-c oxidase, cbb3-type subunit II, producing the protein MSMTERHKKLERNITLLAVCTLITVAIGGLVQITPLFYLDNTIEKVDGMRPYTPLEQAGRDIYIREGCYVCHSQMIRPFRDEVERYGAYSLAAESMYDHPFQWGSKRTGPDLARVGGRYSDEWHVQHLINPQAVVPESVMPQYGFLAETELAVGDPSATLTALSRVGVPYSQEDIDNALMDLFLQADPDAEGDLEDFQRRYPKAQVRDYDGDPSRITEMDALVAYLQMLGTLVDVDSAAAQQELAQEKGR; encoded by the coding sequence ATGAGCATGACCGAACGCCACAAGAAACTAGAACGCAACATCACGCTGCTGGCGGTGTGCACGCTGATCACGGTTGCCATCGGCGGCCTGGTGCAGATCACCCCGCTCTTCTACCTCGACAACACGATCGAAAAAGTCGACGGGATGCGGCCCTATACGCCGCTGGAGCAGGCCGGGCGCGACATCTACATCCGCGAAGGCTGTTATGTCTGTCATAGCCAGATGATCCGCCCCTTCCGCGACGAAGTGGAACGTTACGGTGCATACAGCCTCGCTGCGGAAAGCATGTACGACCACCCCTTCCAGTGGGGCTCCAAGCGCACGGGGCCAGACCTTGCCCGCGTAGGCGGCCGCTATTCGGACGAGTGGCACGTCCAGCACCTCATCAATCCGCAAGCCGTGGTGCCCGAAAGCGTCATGCCGCAATACGGTTTCCTCGCCGAAACCGAGCTTGCCGTGGGCGATCCTTCCGCGACCCTCACCGCGCTCAGCCGCGTCGGCGTGCCCTATTCGCAGGAAGACATCGACAACGCCCTGATGGACCTCTTCCTCCAGGCCGATCCGGATGCGGAAGGCGATTTGGAAGACTTCCAGCGCCGCTACCCCAAGGCGCAGGTGCGCGATTACGACGGCGATCCCTCGCGCATCACCGAGATGGATGCGCTGGTCGCCTATCTCCAGATGCTGGGCACGCTGGTCGATGTCGACAGCGCCGCCGCGCAGCAGGAACTCGCGCAGGAGAAGGGCCGATGA
- a CDS encoding helix-turn-helix domain-containing protein, whose amino-acid sequence MHTCTDAFDCFVSRVLPKRTGPETVRLFRTLGSHVHLKPDRQLQYPDDEPTLVFLCDGATKLVAHASDHREQVLAFHFTGDLLTLPAHGAHSYTLEALVDCDLMTFPYAQFLQAAEKHQQVLTQLLERSTVSLQRSREKTLTLGRKSALERVSSFLLSMAERIGRRDGSEVKLELPMSRRDIADSLGLTIETVSRQFTLLRDQGLIRTQGRSGVTLLRVDELDRRAGHLRVAA is encoded by the coding sequence ATGCACACTTGCACCGACGCCTTCGATTGCTTCGTCAGCCGCGTTCTGCCCAAGCGCACAGGACCCGAAACCGTGCGCCTGTTCCGCACGCTGGGTTCGCACGTTCACCTCAAACCGGACCGGCAGCTCCAATATCCCGACGACGAGCCGACCCTCGTCTTCCTGTGCGACGGCGCAACCAAGCTCGTCGCCCACGCGTCTGACCACCGCGAACAGGTGCTTGCGTTCCACTTTACCGGCGACCTGCTGACGCTGCCGGCGCACGGCGCGCACAGCTACACGCTCGAAGCACTGGTCGATTGCGACCTGATGACCTTCCCCTACGCACAATTCCTGCAGGCTGCCGAGAAGCACCAGCAGGTCCTCACGCAATTGCTGGAGCGCAGCACCGTCTCGCTGCAGCGCAGCCGCGAAAAGACGCTGACCCTCGGGCGCAAGTCGGCGCTCGAACGCGTGTCCAGCTTCCTGCTCTCCATGGCAGAGCGGATCGGACGCAGAGACGGGTCGGAAGTGAAGCTGGAACTGCCCATGTCGCGAAGGGATATCGCCGACAGTCTCGGCCTCACCATCGAGACCGTCAGCCGCCAGTTCACCCTGCTGCGCGACCAGGGGCTGATCCGGACGCAGGGCCGCTCCGGAGTGACGCTGCTTCGCGTCGACGAACTCGATCGCCGCGCAGGCCACCTCAGGGTCGCGGCGTGA
- a CDS encoding cbb3-type cytochrome c oxidase subunit 3 produces MTSYENLRHFADSYALVVTVALFLLLCLWPFRPGARKRNEEAANSIFEGNDDGE; encoded by the coding sequence ATGACCTCCTACGAAAACCTGCGCCACTTCGCCGACAGCTATGCGCTTGTCGTCACCGTAGCGCTCTTCCTGCTGCTGTGCCTGTGGCCGTTCCGCCCGGGCGCCCGCAAACGCAACGAAGAGGCAGCCAATTCGATCTTTGAAGGAAACGACGAT
- the ccoN gene encoding cytochrome-c oxidase, cbb3-type subunit I: MQAETALGRTMLWFVLFLVSIVVVATAADGGFAAHAVIVALVCFVLMWMSASRYDPASKLNSFFKMPDTPSKYDDDPIRWGVLATMFWGIAGLAAGLFIALQLAFPQLNFEPYFNFGRVRPLHTSAVIFAFGGNALIATSFYVVQRTCRAQLAFPGLARFVFWGYQLFIVLAATGYLLGVTQSREYAEPEWYVDLWLTIVWVAYFIVFVGTIVRRREPHIYVANWFYLAFIVTVAMLHIVNNLAMPVSLLGAKSYSAFAGVQDALTQWWYGHNAVGFFLTAGFLAMMYYFVPKQAERPVYSYRLSIIHFWSLIFLYIWAGPHHLHYTALPDWAQTLGMVFSIMLWMPSWGGMINGLMTLNGAWDKIRTDPIIRMMVMALAFYGMSTFEGPMLSIKSVNSLSHYTDWTIGHVHSGALGWNGMITFACVYFLVPRLWGRERMYSLRMINWHFWLATLGIVFYAATMWVAGIQQGLMWREYGPDGYLVWSFADSVAAMFPMYVLRAFGGLLYLSGALVMTYNIWMTLAGKLRDEAPMRDAAYDAEKDRPIVDTPTSAVPAE; encoded by the coding sequence ATGCAAGCGGAAACCGCATTAGGCCGCACAATGCTGTGGTTTGTCCTGTTCCTGGTCTCCATCGTGGTTGTCGCCACGGCGGCCGACGGGGGCTTTGCCGCACACGCGGTAATCGTGGCGCTGGTGTGCTTCGTCCTGATGTGGATGAGCGCGTCGCGATACGATCCGGCGAGCAAGCTCAACAGCTTCTTCAAGATGCCCGATACGCCGTCGAAATATGACGACGACCCCATCCGCTGGGGCGTGCTGGCGACGATGTTCTGGGGCATTGCGGGCCTTGCCGCGGGCCTCTTCATCGCCTTGCAGCTGGCCTTCCCGCAGCTCAATTTCGAACCCTATTTCAATTTCGGCCGGGTTCGCCCCCTCCACACCAGTGCAGTGATTTTCGCATTCGGCGGCAATGCCCTGATCGCGACGAGCTTCTACGTCGTGCAGCGCACCTGCCGCGCGCAGCTGGCCTTTCCCGGCCTCGCCCGCTTCGTGTTCTGGGGCTACCAGCTGTTCATCGTTCTGGCCGCGACGGGTTACCTGCTCGGCGTCACGCAATCGCGCGAATATGCAGAGCCCGAATGGTACGTCGACCTGTGGCTGACGATCGTGTGGGTGGCCTATTTCATCGTCTTCGTCGGCACCATCGTTCGCCGCCGCGAACCGCATATCTACGTCGCGAACTGGTTCTACCTCGCCTTCATCGTGACCGTTGCGATGCTCCACATCGTCAACAACCTTGCCATGCCGGTGAGCTTGCTCGGCGCGAAGAGCTACAGCGCCTTTGCCGGGGTGCAGGATGCGCTGACGCAGTGGTGGTACGGCCATAACGCGGTCGGGTTCTTCCTGACGGCGGGCTTCCTGGCGATGATGTACTACTTCGTGCCGAAGCAGGCCGAACGCCCGGTCTACAGCTACCGGCTGTCGATCATCCATTTCTGGTCGCTGATCTTCCTCTACATCTGGGCGGGTCCGCACCACTTGCACTATACCGCGCTGCCCGACTGGGCGCAGACGCTGGGCATGGTGTTCTCGATCATGCTGTGGATGCCCAGCTGGGGCGGCATGATCAACGGCCTGATGACCCTCAACGGGGCATGGGACAAGATCCGCACCGACCCGATCATTCGCATGATGGTCATGGCGCTCGCCTTTTACGGGATGAGCACGTTCGAAGGCCCGATGCTCTCGATCAAGAGCGTGAACAGCCTGTCGCACTATACCGACTGGACCATCGGCCACGTCCATTCCGGCGCGCTGGGATGGAACGGCATGATCACCTTCGCCTGTGTCTACTTCCTCGTGCCGCGCCTGTGGGGCCGCGAGCGGATGTATTCGCTGCGGATGATCAACTGGCACTTCTGGCTCGCGACGCTGGGCATCGTTTTCTACGCTGCCACCATGTGGGTCGCCGGGATCCAGCAAGGCCTGATGTGGCGTGAATACGGTCCCGACGGATATCTCGTGTGGTCCTTCGCAGACAGCGTCGCCGCGATGTTCCCGATGTATGTGCTGCGCGCCTTCGGCGGCCTGCTGTACCTCTCGGGCGCCCTCGTGATGACCTACAACATCTGGATGACGCTGGCCGGGAAGCTGCGCGACGAAGCTCCGATGCGCGACGCCGCCTACGACGCGGAGAAAGACCGTCCGATCGTCGACACCCCCACCAGCGCCGTTCCGGCCGAATAA